Proteins encoded by one window of Vidua chalybeata isolate OUT-0048 chromosome 10, bVidCha1 merged haplotype, whole genome shotgun sequence:
- the MFN1 gene encoding mitofusin-1: MAEASVSPLKHFVLAKKTITAIFDQLLEYVTEGAAFVEATCKNPELDHIATEDELAKIQAYKNKLAVIGEVLSRRHMKVAFFGRTSSGKSSVINAMLWDKVLPSGIGHTTNCFLSVEGTDGDKAYLMTEGSDEKKSVKTVNQLAHALHMDKDLKAGCLVHVFWPKSKCALLRDDLVIVDSPGTDVTTELDSWIDKFCLDADVFVLVANSESTLMNTEKHFFHKVNERLSKPNIFILNNRWDASASEPEYMEDVRRQHMERCLTFLVDELKVIDPVEARNRIFFVSAKEVLSARRQKAQGMPEGGGALAEGFQTRFQEFQHFEQIFEECISQSAVKTKFEQHTIRAKQIIDTVKNIMDNINVAAAEKRVHSMEEREDQKDRLDFVRNQLNILTEDTKEKIKRVTEEVENKVSSAMTDEICRLSVLVDEFYSDFHPSPQVLKLYKTELNKHIEDGLGKNLAERCTTEVNQSMHQSQQEMIENLKPLLPSSVQDQLHLLIPCRKFDLSYDLNCHSLCADFQEDIMFHFSLGWTSLVNRFLGPKQAQKVLLGLADPNLHIPRPLASTPSAASLPAITPENVPQEEFMVPLVLSLASLTSRTSMSIIVVGGVIWKTVGWKLISLSLSMYGLLYLYERLTWTTRAKERAFKQQFVDYATEKLQMIVSLTSANCSHQVQQEMATTFARLCQQVDITEKNLEKEIARLSKEIDQLENIQSTSKQLRNKAIHLENELDRFTKHFLQKSK; encoded by the exons ATGGCAGAAGCCTCTGTCTCTCCGCTGAAGCATTTTGTGCTGGCCAAAAAGACCATCACTGCCATCTTCGATCAGCTGCTGGAGTATGTCACTGAGGGAGCAGCATTTGTGGAAG CCACATGTAAGAACCCAGAGCTTGATCATATAGCGACAGAAGATGAACTAGCAAAAATACAAGCATATAAAAACAAGTTGGCAGTCATTGGAGAGGTGCTGTCACGGAGACACATGAAAGTGGCATTTTTTGGCAG AACAAGCAGTGGGAAAAGTTCAGTCATTAATGCAATGCTGTGGGACAAGGTGCTTCCCAGTGGGATTGGCCATACAACAAACTGCTTCCTCAGTGTGGAAGGGACTGACGGAGATAAGGCTTATCTCATGACAGAAGGATCAGATGAAAAGAAGAGTGTCAAG ACAGTCAATCAGCTGGCTCACGCACTTCACATGGATAAAGATTTGAAGGCTGGCTGTCTTGTCCATGTCTTCTGGCCCAAGTCAAAGTGTGCCCTGCTGAGAGATGATTTGGTTATAGTGGACAG ccctggcacagatgtCACTACAGAACTGGACAGCTGGATTGACAAGTTCTGCTTAGATGCTGACGTGTTTGTCTTGGTTGCCAATTCTGAATCAACTCTCATGAACACG gagaaacattttttccataaaGTGAACGAACGACTTTCCAAGCCAAACATCTTCATCCTCAATAATAGATGGGATGCCTCTGCATCAGAGCCAGAATACATGGAAGAT GTGCGTAGGCAGCACATGGAGCGCTGTCTGACTTTCCTGGTCGATGAGCTCAAAGTTATTGATCCTGTAGAAGCAAGGAATCGcatcttttttgtttcagcaAAAGAAGTTCTGAGTGCCAGGAGACAAAAGGCCCAAGGAATGCCAGAGGGTG GTGGAGCACTTGCTGAAGGATTTCAAACAAGATTCCAGGAATTTCAACATTTTGAGCAGATATTTGAG GAGTGTATCTCGCAGTCAGCCGTGAAAACCAAGTTTGAACAGCACACTATCAGAGCTAAACAGATAATAGATACTGTGAAAAACATTATGGACAACATAAAcgttgcagcagcagagaaaag AGTCCATTCCATGGAAGAGCGAGAAGATCAGAAGGACAGGCTGGACTTTGTTAGAAATCAGCTGAACATTTTGACAGAAGACAccaaggaaaaaatcaaacGCGTTACCGAGGAAGTTGAAAACAAA GTCTCCTCTGCCATGACTGATGAGATTTGCCGGCTTTCAGTTTTAGTTGATgaattttattctgattttcacCCTTCTCCTCAAGTATTGAAGCTCTATAAGACA GAGCTGAACAAACATATAGAAGACGGTTTGGGAAAGAACCTGGCTGAGCGCTGCACCACTGAAGTCAACCAGTCAATGCACCAGTCCCAGCAGGAGATGATTG AAAATCTGAAACCATTGTTGCCTTCTAGTGTTCAGGATCAGCTCCACTTGCTAATTCCATGCAGGAAGTTTGATCTTAGCTATGATCTAAACTGTCACAGCCTGTGTGCAGATTTTCAAGAGGATATCATGTTCCACTTTTCTTTGGGATGGACTTCTCTTGTAAACCGTTTCTTGGGTCCTAAACAAGCTCAGAAAGTACTGCTGGGATTAGCAGATCCAAACCTACAT ATCCCTCGTCCTCTAGCCAGCACCCCATCTGCCGCCAGCCTTCCCGCCATAACTCCCGAGAACGTGCCCCAGGAGGAGTTCATGGTTCCTTTGGTGTTGAGTTTAGCCTCGCTGACATCCCGGACCTCCATGAGCATCATCGTTGTTGGTGGAGTG atttgGAAAACCGTAGGCTGGAAACTGATCTCATTGTCCCTGAGCATGTACGGGCTGCTGTACCTGTATGAGAGGCTGACCTGGACCACTCGGGCCAAGGAGAGAGCCTTCAAGCAGCAGTTTGTGGACTACGCCACCGAGAAGCTGCAGATGATCGTCAGCCTCACCAGCGCCAACTGCAGCCACCAGGTGCAGCA GGAAATGGCCACTACTTTTGCTCGGCTCTGTCAGCAGGTGGATATTACTGagaaaaacctggaaaaagaaatagctaGGCTTTCCAAAGAAATAGATCAGCTGGAGAACATACAGAGCACCTCCAAGCAGCTGAG aaataaagccATTCACCTTGAGAACGAACTAGATCGcttcacaaaacattttcttcaaaagagTAAATAA
- the ZNF639 gene encoding zinc finger protein 639 — MNEHPKKRKRKTLHPSRYSDSSGASRYIDNSGIFSDHCYSVCSMRQPDINRGRFHSPVQSLDTDDDGSPVHAGSSHWSGAHSNVGMHCTDPKKKDKDKGTNNGMCRDLCDSPIFSDSPTEEEKPLDIQTVEISTTEVNAVEVHDIETQTVSPEKLEAEDLEEIPLETCKIFEKNQALNITAQQKWPLLRANSSGLYKCELCEFNSKYFSDLKQHMILKHKTCTDTHVCKVCKESFSSKVQLIEHVKLHEEDPYICKYCDYKTVIFENLSQHIADTHFNDHLYWCEQCDVQFSSSSELYLHFQEHSCDEQYLCQFCEHETNDPEDLHSHVVNEHACRLIELSDSYNNKERGQYSLINKISFDKCKNFFVCQVCGFRSRLHTNVNRHVAIEHTKIFPHVCDDCGKGFSGMLEYCKHLSSHLSEGIYLCQYCEYSTGQIEDLKTHLDFRHSADLPHKCTDCLMRFGNEKDLLSHLQIHETV; from the exons ATGAATGAACATcctaaaaagaggaaaaggaagactCTGCATCCTTCTCGTTACTCAG ATTCTTCAGGTGCAAGCAGATACATAGACAACAGTGGAATTTTTTCTGACCACTGCTACAGTGTCTGTTCCATGAGACAGCCAGATATAAACAGAG GTAGATTCCACagtcctgtgcagagcctggACACGGATGATGACGGGAGTCCGGTGCATGCCGGGAGCTCTCACTGGAGCGGGGCACACTCAAACGTTGGGATGCACTGCACAGACCCTAAAAAGAAGGATAAAG ATAAAGGTACTAACAATGGAATGTGCAGAGACTTGTGTGACTCACCTATATTCAGTGACAGCCCCACAGAAGAAGAGAAACCTCTAGATATCCAAACTGTAGAAATTTCTACAACAGAAGTGAATGCAGTAGAAGTTCACGATATAGAAACACAGACTGTGTCACCTGAGAAGCTGGAAGCTGAGGACCTTGAGGAAATCCCTCTGGAGACGTGTAAAATCTTTGAGAAGAACCAGGCTTTGAATATCACAGCTCAACAGAAATGGCCCTTGCTGAGAGCCAACAGCAGCGGCTTGTACAAGTGTGAGCTCTGTGAGTTCAACAGCAAGTACTTCTCTGATCTGAAGCAGCACATGATCCTGAAGCATAAGACATGTACAGACACTCATGTCTGTAAAGTTTGTAAAGAAAGTTTCTCCAGCAAAGTGCAGCTCATTGAACACGTAAAACTACACGAGGAGGATCCATACATCTGTAAATACTGCGATTACAAAACGGTGATTTTTGAGAATCTGAGTCAGCACATAGCAGACACTCACTTCAACGACCACCTTTACTGGTGTGAGCAGTGTGATGTGCAGTTCTCCTCCAGCAGCGAGCTGTACCTGCACTTCCAGGAGCACAGCTGTGACGAGCAGTACCTGTGTCAGTTCTGTGAGCACGAGACAAACGACCCCGAGGATCTGCACAGCCACGTGGTGAACGAGCACGCGTGCCGGCTCATCGAGCTGAGCGACAGCTACAACAACAAGGAGCGTGGCCAGTACAGCCTCATCAACAAAATCAGTTTTGACAAATGCAAAAACTTCTTTGTGTGCCAGGTGTGCGGCTTTAGGAGCAGGCTGCATACAAATGTCAACAGGCATGTAGCTATTGAGCACACCAAAATATTCCCTCATGTTTGTGATGACTGTGGGAAGGGATTTTCAGGTATGTTGGAATATTGCAAGCACCTAAGCTCTCATTTATCTGAAGGGATTTATTTGTGTCAATACTGTGAATATTCAACAGGACAGATTGAAGACCTTAAAACTCATTTGGATTTCAGACATTCAGCAGATTTGCCTCATAAATGTACTGATTGTTTAATGAGGTTTGGGAATGAAAAAGATCTTTTAAGTCATCTTCAGATACATGAGACGGTgtga